One region of Takifugu flavidus isolate HTHZ2018 chromosome 14, ASM371156v2, whole genome shotgun sequence genomic DNA includes:
- the LOC130538208 gene encoding histone H2A: protein MSGRGKTGGKARAKAKSRSSRAGLQFPVGRVHRLLRKGNYAERVGAGAPVYLAAVLEYLTAEILELAGNAARDNKKTRIIPRHLQLAVRNDEELNKLLGGVTIAQGGVLPNIQAVLLPKKTEKPVKSK, encoded by the coding sequence ATGTCTGGTAGAGGTAAAACCGGAGGAAAAGCCCGAGCAAAGGCCAAGTCCCGCTCCTCCCGCGCGGGGCTGCAGTTCCCGGTGGGTCGCGTCCACCGGCTCCTCCGGAAAGGCAACTATGCTGAGCGCGTCGGTGCCGGAGCTCCGGTCTATCTGGCGGCTGTGTTGGAGTATTTAACGGCTGAGATCCTGGAGCTGGCGGGTAACGCGGCCAGGGACAACAAGAAGACCAGGATCATTCCGCGGCACCTCCAGCTGGCCGTGCGCAACGACGAGGAGCTCaacaagctgctgggaggtgtGACCATCGCTCAGGGAGGGGTGCTGCCCAACATTCAGGCTGTCCTCCTCCCGAAGAAGACAGAGAAACCTGTCAAGAGCAAGTGA